From Anaerolineae bacterium:
GCCTGGATTACCTCAACCCGGTGGGGAACAATCTGGCGTATTGCCTGGCCGTGGAGAAACTGGTGGATCTGGATGTCCCCCCGCGGGCCCAGGCCATTCGGGTCATCCTGGCCGAGTTGCAGCGCATTTCCTCTCACCTGGTCTGGCTGGGTACCTCGGCCCTGGATATCGGGGCGCTGACCCCTTTCCTTTATTGCTTCCGGGAACGCGAAATCATCCTGGATATTTTCGAGATGGTTTCCGGGGCGCGGATGATGACCACCTACATCCGCCCCGGCGGGCTGTGGCGCGATGTGCCTGTGGAGTTCGAGCAGGCGGTGCGGCAGTTCATCGATTACTTCCCCCGGCGCATTGACCAGTACGAAGCCCTGCTGACCAAAAACCCTATCTTCCGCGACCGCACGCGCCGGATCGGCGTGCTGAAAAAAGAAGACGCCATCCGCCTGGGGGCCACCGGGCCGGTGCTGCGCGCTTCGGGGATCAAGTACGACATCCGCAAGGCGCGCCCCTATTCGGGCTACGAACAGTACGACTTCGACATCCCTACCCAGGAAGAGGGCGATGTGTACGCCCGCTACCTGGTGCGCGTGGAGGAGATGCGCCAGAGCGTGCGCATCATCCGCCAGGCGTTGGACAAACTGCCCTTCGGCCCGGTGCGCAGCAGCAACCGCAAGTTTGTCCCCCCGCCGCGGTCGGAGTTGGGCCACAGCATGGAAGCCCTGATCCACCACTTCAAGTTGTGGACGGAGGGCTTCTCTGCCCCGGCCGGAGCGGTGTATGTGGCCGTGGAATCGCCGCGGGGTGAGTTGGGCGTCTACCTGGAAGGAGATGGTGGCCCCAAGCCCTACCGCGTGCATTTCCGCACCCCCTCTTTTGCCCACTTGCAGTTGCTGCCCTACCTGGCCAAAGGCAGCCTCATCGCCGACCTGGTGGCCATTGTGGGCAGCATTGACATCGTGTTGGGAGACGCTGACCGGTGAGCCGCTTGATGGAGTTGTATCCCGACGAAGTGCAGGCCATTCTGGCCAAGTACCCGCCGGAGCATAAGCGTTCTGCGGTGATGCCCCTGCTCTATCTGGCGCAGCGGGAGCGGGGCTACATCACTATGGCCCACATGGAGGACATCGCCGACCTACTGGACATCACCCCGGCTGAGGTGGCTTCGGTGGTGGGGTTCTACACCCTGTTCCACGACAAACCGGCGGGCAAGGTGCGCCTGCAGGTGTGCACAGATGTGGCCTGTGCCTTGCGCGGCGCCGATGAGTTTCTGCGCCAGGTTTGCGAGGCCCTGGGGATTAAGCCCGGCGAAACCACGCCCGACGGCCTGGTGACCATTGAAGAGGTCATGTGCCTGGGCGCCTGCGATCGGGCGCCGGTGTTTCAAACCCAAACCGGCGAAGGGCTGACTTACCACGAGCACATGACGGTTGAGGCGACGCTGGAATTGATCGAAGCGTGGCGCCGCGAGCAAAACGAGCAGCAAGGATAAGGCCCTCTGCGGGCGCAGCGAGTCACTTCCATCAGGAAGGAACCATGGGCGAGCATTGGCTGTTGCGGCATCGCGATATCCCGGAAATCCATCGCCTGGAGGTCTACCGCCAGCATGGCGGCTTTGAGGCCTTTCGCAAGGCGGTGACCGAGATGGACCCCGACGCCGTCACCGAAGAAGTGAAGAAATCCGGCTTGCGGGGGCGGGGTGGGGCAGGGTTCCCCACAGGGCTCAAATGGGCCTTCATGGATAAAACCCGTTGGCCTCATTATGTCATCGCCAACGCCGACGAATCGGAGCCGGGCACGTTCAAGGACCGCGAGATTATGGAGCGCAACCCCTTCCAGTTTCTGGAAGGGCTGGCCATCGCGGCCTATGCCGTAGGCGCCCAGCGGGCTTACATCTACCTGCGCGGAGAA
This genomic window contains:
- a CDS encoding NAD(P)H-dependent oxidoreductase subunit E; this translates as MSRLMELYPDEVQAILAKYPPEHKRSAVMPLLYLAQRERGYITMAHMEDIADLLDITPAEVASVVGFYTLFHDKPAGKVRLQVCTDVACALRGADEFLRQVCEALGIKPGETTPDGLVTIEEVMCLGACDRAPVFQTQTGEGLTYHEHMTVEATLELIEAWRREQNEQQG
- a CDS encoding NADH-quinone oxidoreductase subunit D; this encodes MEELRRLFSDRVQTGETVVLNMGPQHPSMHGVLHLYVELDGEIVLNVVPDIGFLHTGVEKNMEAKRYWQAEVMTDRLDYLNPVGNNLAYCLAVEKLVDLDVPPRAQAIRVILAELQRISSHLVWLGTSALDIGALTPFLYCFREREIILDIFEMVSGARMMTTYIRPGGLWRDVPVEFEQAVRQFIDYFPRRIDQYEALLTKNPIFRDRTRRIGVLKKEDAIRLGATGPVLRASGIKYDIRKARPYSGYEQYDFDIPTQEEGDVYARYLVRVEEMRQSVRIIRQALDKLPFGPVRSSNRKFVPPPRSELGHSMEALIHHFKLWTEGFSAPAGAVYVAVESPRGELGVYLEGDGGPKPYRVHFRTPSFAHLQLLPYLAKGSLIADLVAIVGSIDIVLGDADR